The following proteins come from a genomic window of Phacochoerus africanus isolate WHEZ1 chromosome 9, ROS_Pafr_v1, whole genome shotgun sequence:
- the LOC125136518 gene encoding olfactory receptor 2B11-like: MERINKSHPEEFILLGFADRPWLELPLFIILLLTYPMAMVGNIAIILVSILDSRLHSPMYFFLTNLSFLDMCYTTSIVPQMLFNLGGSEKTISYLGCAIQLYFFHIMGGTECLLLAIMSFDRYVAICKPLHYTLIMNRRTCILLVATVRLSGMTYAVSEATVTLHLPLCGHNTLDHLICEIPVLIKAACGEKGANELTLSVVCIFMLAVPLCFILASYASIGHAVFKIKSSEGRKKAFGTCSSHLIVVFFFYGPGISMYLQPPSSISRDQPKFMALFYGVVTPTLNPFIYTLRNKDVKGAWGNLVRSVFTSK, encoded by the coding sequence ATGGAACGAATTAACAAAAGCCATCCAGAAGAGTTTATTCTACTAGGCTTTGCAGATCGTCCCTGGCTGGAGCTTCCTCTGTTCATTATTCTGCTTCTAACATACCCCATGGCCATGGTGGGAAACATAGCCATCATTCTGGTGTCCATCTTAGACTCCCGTCTGCACAgccccatgtatttcttcctcaccAACCTCTCCTTTCTGGACATGTGCTACACCACAAGCATTGTCCCTCAGATGCTATTTAACCTGGGAGGATCTGAGAAGACAATCAGCTATCTGGGCTGTGCCATTCAGCTTTATTTCTTCCACATAATGGGAGGCACAGAATGTCTGCTTTTGGCTATTATGTCTTTTGatcgctacgtggccatctgcaagcctctGCACTACACCCTCATCATGAATCGGCGCACCTGTATTCTACTGGTGGCCACTGTACGGCTGAGTGGAATGACCTACGCTGTCTCAGAGGCCACTGTCACATTACACTTACCACTGTGTGGTCACAACACACTGGATCACTTGATATGTGAGATTCCTGTTCTGATAAAGGCCGCCTGTGGTGAGAAGGGCGCCAATGAGCTCACACTCTCTGTGGTTTGCATTTTCATGTTAGCTGTGCCACTATGCTTCATTCTTGCTTCCTATGCTTCTATCGGACATGCTGTATTTAAGATTAAATCTtcggagggaagaaaaaaagcctttggcACATGTTCCTcccatctcattgtagttttcttcttttatggcccAGGCATTAGCATGTACCTTCAgcccccctcctccatctctagGGACCAGCCCAAGTTCATGGCTCTCTTCTATGGAGTGGTGACTCCTACACTCAACCCTTTCATCTACACTCTGAGGAATAAGGATGTAAAGGGTGCATGGGGCAACCTGGTGAGGAGCGTTTTCACTTCCAAGTGA